The genomic DNA GATTCTGGCTGAAAATGGATTAAAAGCGAAACGATTCACCCTGCTGACTGTCAGCGACTAATCGATTTCGTTCAAGTCAACGCTCGTGGCTGTTTCAGTCGCGAGCGTATTTTTTTATAGAACAGTTTGCTCTACACCTGCCCGCGAAGAACACCTTTCACCAGAGAAATTGCTGTTCGCCTCGAGGCAGTACGCAAACACCAATTCGAAAATGCGAGAGAACAGATCTTGCTTGAAGTTGTTCATCCCAGCTGAATTGATACACAGTGATCGCCCACGGCTGATGGTCCACAGGTGACACTGAAAGAGCAGCCCAACAGGTTTTCGGCCTGAAAAGACAAGTGCTCCCACGAACCGCAGTAACTCACCAAAAAGCCAGCGGCAACAGTGGATATCAACAGTGGATATCAACAGTGGATATCAACAGTGGATATCAACAGTGGATATCAACAGTGGATATCAACAGTGGATATCAACGATTTCAGCAACATTGTTCTCGCAAGTGTCCCTGAGAGAAGAATTGTATGTCAGAGTTTATTGCTGTGGCGAAAGTCGGTGACATCCCTGAAGGTGAAGGCCGCGCATTTCCTGCCAAGGGGCAAATGGTCGGACTCTTCCTTGTTGATGGGGAATACTTGGCGATCAACGATTTCTGCCCGCACATGGGAGCATCTCTTTCTGCGGGATATGTCGAAGATGGAGCGGTCAGCTGCCCTTGGCACGCATGGCGATTTTGCTTGAAAGATGGGTCTTGGCTCGATTCCCCGAAATCGAAATTAAAGACGGACTCTTACGAAGTCCAGATTCAGGGTGACGACATTCTCGTCAAAGTCCCTGACAAGCCAGATCTCACTGCTCCCGAGTCAACTTCTGAAGAATAATTCAAGCAGAGAAAAGCCGAACTGATGACCTCTTCTGTAAGGTTCAGTAAGGAGATTTCCTCCCGGCGGTGACAGGTCGCAGAGCCTGCCTCAAGAGAGGATGAGGATTACGACTTATTCCCAGCTGACGAAATTGCAGCGACAGCAGCATCGACATCGTCATAGATCGCCCAAATCGAGTCGAGATTGGTCATCTGCAGGATTTCTCGACAGTAAGTTTGCAAGCCCGCAATCCCGAAGGCTCCATTTTCGCTGCTCTTGATTCGATTCCAAATTCGAAAGAGCGTCTCGATAAACGAGGAGCCGTAAAATTCCACATATTGCATATTGATCACAATTTGCGGTGGAATTTCGGCAGCTAAATCGAAAAGTTTCTGGCTGATTTCTTCCAGATTCAATTCATCGATGCTCAGAGCCTCAGTACCAATAGTGAGCACTTGCACGCCGTTGATTTCTTCATGTGTCACTGAAATCGCCATCATCACCACCACATCTCAAGGCTGCACTGACACTCCGGAAACTCGCCATCTAGAGCAGTTTGCTCCACCGTGTGCCCGTGAAGAACGCGTTTCTCTATTAAAATTGCTGTTCGCCACGAGGCAGTTCCTGAACACCAATCCGAAAGATACTCTACAAGCAGTCTCAGAACCTATGGAATCGCGACCGTTCTCTGCACCAGAGAAGTGAACATCAAATTTTGAGACCAGTTCTAGAACCAGTCCGGAAACTTATGAAATGATAAATTTTCTCAGTGTTTGAGAGCACAAGTTCAGGTTTCAGGATCAGTTCTAAAATGTACCACACATATACTAATCGGCACTGAAGCGTTGTCAATTCGCTGTAACTCATTGAATTGATTGAATTTCAGCATCGTCGCAGCACGACCGAATGGGCGGAGTGCGTGGCGGGTAGAAGAATAAAATTCCGCCTGCCAACCTGAACTCCGAACCCTCGACGAGTCGCAAACAATCAACTTATTGTATTTCGACAGTTGCATGAAAAAAGCCAAACCAATAAGTATCGGTTTGGCTTTTCGTTTTTAAATGGAGTTCCCTGAAAGCCTTTTGGGCTCTCTTTTCGGAAAGGGTGAGTAACGGGATTTGAACCCGCGACCTCCTGGACCACAACCAGGCGCTCTAACCAACTGAGCTATACCCACCATCTGTTCGCTCTCCTGTTTTGGCTTGCGAACGCAAAGAATAATCGACTTCACTCATTGAGACAAGCGTCCCATGACAGAATACGAACGAGCACTCCAGGAACACCTTCAACAGTTCCTGACACCAGAGCGTCAAGCGAAGTTCGCAGCAACTTTAAGCAACCGGACTCGCCAAATCACAGTGGTACTCGTTGATCTATATCAGGAACATAATGCCAGTGCAATCTTAAGAAGCTGCGAAGCTTTTGGCGTGCAGGATGTCTACGTAGTTGAATCGACGCATAAATTCTCCACAAAACGAGATATCGCAATGGGAACAGATCGCTGGCTCACGCTGCACCGCTTCGAAGGCGAAAATAGTCTGAATCGGTGTTTTGAAGAGCTCAAATCGCGAAATTTCCAGACAGCCGCAACAGTGGTGAACGAAAAGAGTCTCCCCGTCTCAGCAATCGAGTTTCAGCAGGAAAAACCATTGGCTCTTTTTTTTGGAACAGAAAAAGAAGGGCTCCCCCCCGAAGTCATTGAACGTGTTGATATTTGCACCCATATCCCGATGTTTGGTTTCGTTGAGAGTTTTAATGTTTCTGTCGCTGCGGCACTCTCGCTGCACGTTCTGACCGAGAAGCTCAAACAGTCTGAGATCGAGTGGGAACTCCGCCCAAATGAGCTCGAAGACCTCTATCTGGAGTGGACCAGAAAGTCAGTCTCTAACTGTGGGGCCATCGAAAAACGCTTCAAGAGGGAATTGGAAGCGTCAAGTTAAGAACAGAGAAGACTGAATCGCCACGCGGGGACAGCTCTCAAGAAGGATTCGCTAGCAAGGGAGTACGCTGAAATCCCTGCAAGACTGGGACTCATTCGCCGACACCGGCTCTTTGATCCGGGTTTATCGGCACGAACTTTGGTCGAGACTGATTCTTCGACTGAGCTGAGTCGGAGCTGATTTCTGATCTTGCTCAAAGGTTTTGATTGCAAAAAAATAGCATGTCTGGCAGTTGTGAGAAAGTGGCGTCCATGCCGAGTTTTCCATCCCTGGGAGCCTTGTGTGGGGGCTCTTGCAGCGTTGTTGAGTAGTTCCTTTCTCCCGCCCGCCAGACATGCGTTCAGGTTTGTGTGGGGATTTTAATTCTCTCGTTGCTGACGACCATGTCTTGAACTTTCTGATGAGAACGGTTTAACCGGAAAGGCTATTGAAGAGCTCGCCAAAGCCAGGCATATCTGCCCGAAGCTGTTCCAACCAAGCGTCGGGTCTCCAGATTTCAACGCAAACAACAGCTCCCACAATCATCACATCGCCTCCCTTTTCGACTCCGAGAAATTCTCGAAAGCCTTCCGGGATTAAAACGCGAGACCGATTCGCAAGTTTGACTTCGGCAGAACGAGTCGACAAAAGCCGACCGAGCCGCTGGACCTCGGTCCATCTCTGTTCCATACGGCCGGTACGGATCTTCTCGCGGAGTAAAGACAATCCGTCATCCACTCGCATTTGCCAGTCAGCTGCTTTCCACAAACTTAGACAACCATCGCGTTCCTTCGCGAGGATTGTCTGACCGGCACTGTCCGTCACTGAAGAAGCAAACTCAGCAGGTAAAGTCAGTCGAAATCGATCATCCATCGCCCTCCGGAATTCTCCAGTAATAAAGGCTTCAGGAGGAGTTGGCATGATCAGATGACTCAGTGTTGGTAAACGTGAAACCAAATCCTAATGGGTTAATTCCCCACATGCAATCAAATTTTAAAAGATCTTTTGGGCGTGTTTCCCACAAAGAGGATACTAGTTGACAAATCTGGCCGGTCAATACGATTGTGCCGGTTTTATGGAAAATTTCGTTGAACCACCGAGCCCGCGCAACTTGCTGAAGAGCATTTAAGGGGACCAGAGAACCTTCCATTCTTCATCAGGAACAGACAATGTGGCGTTACTTCCGCGATAAACTCTCGACCGCTCAGCTCCGAGCGAAGTACGAAAAGATTGTGCACGAGCGACTCGTCGAACTGACTGAGACGACTCATGCTCAACCGGTTGCGAACGATTCGGGGGAATGGGCCCTCGTAGGGGGATCGAAATTTTTGGGCAGCGAGCCAGAGCGAGCATCGACTCGCGATAAAGTGAGAAAGCTCGTGCTGGAGAACCCACACGCCTGCAACATCCTTCGACTGATGGAAGCCTACGTCACTGGCCCAGGACTTCACTTGAGTCACAAGCCCCATGATGGGACAGAGGACGCATCACATCATGAAGACTTGATTCAAACTGCGAACCTGCTTTGGAAACAGTTCCGCATGAAGAATGCGTCGCATTATTCGTACAACGAACATGCCCGCAGAACCTGGCGCGACGGAGAGGCCTTCATTCGTAAATTTTCCGGAGGCCATTGGCCACCTCATGTTCGCTTTGTCGACCCGGAAACAATCACGGCAACTTCTGATGCGCCCGACTCGCAGGGAATCATCACAGCCCCGCACGATGTTGAAACTCCGATCGAGTATCTCCATTTGATTACGCCGGGATCGCATCACGTTGAACGGATTCCGACAGAAGAGATGCTTCAAACTCGAATCGGTGTCGACTCCAATGAGAAGCGAGGCGTCTCAACCTTTGCTCCAATTATGGAACCGCTGAACTGCTATGAACGTTGGCTGGAAACGGAACTCATGGCTCGTAAGCTTCAGTCTTCAATCGTACTCTGGCGAAAGGTTCAAGGTTCTCCGCAGATGGCAGAGACAGCTGCCAATCGAGCGGGAGACGGGACTGGGATCGGGGGAGTTCGACGTGAGAAGTTTGCGCCGGGGACGATCCTCACGACCAACCACGGTACCGACATTCAATTCTTACAGCCAAACACAAACTTCGGCGATGCAGTTTCTTTAGGAAGAATGCTTCTGCTATCGATTGCAGCCGGAGCAGGTCTCCCCGAATTCATGCTCACTTCCGACGCATCGAATTCCAATTTTGCTTCGACGATGGTCGCGGAAGGCCCAGCTGTCAAATTCTTTCAGTCTGAACAGGAACGATTCGCAGACGAATTCACGCGGCTCTGGAAGTGGGTCATGCAAGATGCGATCGACCATGAACTTCTCCCGCAAGATTTCTTTGAACAAATCGATATCAAGTGGTCGTTCCCACCGCTCGTTAATCGCGACCGTTCCAAAGAACGACTCGCAGATGCGCGACTTGTTGAGTCAGGGATTCTCTCCCGAGCAGAAGTTGCTCGCAGGGATGGCGTTGACCCGGAAATGATGAAACGAGAACTTCAGGAAGAAGCTTCGGTGACAGCCCCTCAGCAATCCGAACGTTGATTACGTCGCGATCACGCCGCGAGCACAACACCAGTATCCAGACATAAAAAGAGGCCGCCGAGTGTGACTCGGCGGCCTCTTTTACTGTTGATGGCAATCACATCATCCAGCAGGCGTTGTTATCGCGAACGTCCTGTCGGACGACGGCGCGTCGAGGTTGTCGGAACGACCTTCGAGCTACCAATTGTTTGTCCACCAGGGGCAGCGTTTAACTTGGCATCGCCAACCGGCTTTTGCACAAATTTTGGGAGGGCGAGGTTATCATAAAATTGATAAGCAGGCTGCTTCGAGGCTTTGCTGAGGATGTCTCCCAAATTTTGATTCGACTGAATACGCACAAAGTGCGGAATGTTGGTTCCAGTCTTCTTCCAGATCGATTTCCCCTGGTAGATCAGTTCCACTGTTGTTGTATAGATTTGAACGGTATAAGAACCGGAGCGAGTATAGGTCATTTCTTTTTGCTTTGGTCCGGAGACAGCTGCCTTCAATGTGACCGGTGCCGAGTCATCTACAGTAATATCCAACTCACTGAGCTTGTTTCTCAGACTCGCTTCGACTTTGGCTTGATGCGAACCGGGGATCTGCGATGTGTCGAGTTGAACATTCACTCCCTCGCGGAAAACAAACAGGTCAGGTTCATTCAGCGCCGCGTTCAACGCCTCACGAGCACCTTCATGCGGGAGCAACGTTGGCATGATGGCCCCTGGAGAGTTTTGAGGACTCACCGAAAAGTAAGTCGTCCCGTCAATGGCCTGGACATTTTCTGCACCATGATAATCCCACAACTTAATCATGCTCTCGAGTTCGACGAGATACCGTTTCCCCAGCAGCACGAAATTGTCGTGTGAGTATTCCACTCCTGAGTTCAGAACGATTCCTTCTAGAACAAAGTCGCGATAGATCTCCCCGGTTTCGAGTTCCCAAACTAACAGGGCATCAAAAGCTGTGCAGGCGAGCCTTTCTCCGGAAGGACTAAAAGCAAAATTCGTGAAGTTGAGGCGGCGAGGTGTCTTCTGAATCGCGATGACTTCATGCGATTTGGTCCCGAAGAGGCCAATGCGTTCATCTTTATAAAATGCGAGCATGCTGCCGTCTGCGGACAAAGCGGGGCGACAGTTACTATCGATGGAAAAATGACAGACAGGCTGCAAAGTGGAGAGATCCCAAATGCTCACTAAGCCGCTTGAATCTTTCAGCACGAACGAGTTCTCATCGAGAAACCGTGCATACTGAACTTCAGGCCTACCAAATGATCCCTCTCGAATCGGAGCAAAGGTACGCTCCCGGGAGATATGATTGTTCGGCATTCTCCAGAGCTCTAAATTCGGCGACCCACGCTTCAGGTTCTTCATCAAAAGCAATTCACCATCCGGATGCAATGCCAGTGGAGCCATCTCGGCATACACAACACCTTCACCTCGCTCACGACCGGTATTCAAATCGGACAACACGAGGCGTGTTTGCGGAGCTTTGTTTTTCACCCCGAAATTCCACATGTATCCTGCAACGACTCGCCGAGCTTTCGGATGAATCACAACCCCCTGCAGCTTCTCGAAAAAGTCGACCCGTTTCGGCAGTGACACCGCTTTGGGGACGTAATCGAGTTCTTCAGGCACAACGGGACTCACGTCCCACCCATTGCCATATGAACTGATATCAACCTCGCTGGAACCTCCCCAATCCACATTCTGAGTGGCTCCCGGATTTGCAGACCCATTGCCAGATCTGGTCTCCTTCTTTGCGGACATCCCCTCCTTCTTCGCGGGCATTGCCCCTTTGCCATCATCATCCGTAGTTTTGAATGGATTGAGTTCGAGCTCTTTCAGATATTTTTGATCTGCCTCACTCAACTTCGTGATATCGATTTCAACAGACTTGCCATCGGTTCGCTCCAGCTTGACTTTGCCATCTTTCTGAGAAACGAGCTTCGCCTCAATTTTGAATCGTCCTGTTGCGTCCGACCAGGTTCGAGCATCGTCGGCATCTGCGACTGCCCCAAGTGCCATCAACAAAGTGAATGTAATGATCGGGAAAATATTCGAGTGGCGTATCAAGCTCATAAGGGCTCCTTTCGATGTCAACCGGCATTCGTCATAAGTCCTCAATCATATCTACTGGGACCAATAACTTTCAATCGTAAGACTATCCAAATTGGCTGTCAACCAGTTCCTCTACAGAATGTATGCCCAACTACGCCTGTCGTCGTTGTCGACTTTCAGCACTTCCTCTGCACTTCGATACGTCAGTTTCTCAAGCTTCTCTCGCAATGGCTGAAGCAGAATGTTATTCTTTGGTTTCACGTTTAAGTCCGATTCACCAGTATGATTTGACTAGTGAATCTAACTGTAGAGAGATCCCGAAAACTCAGCAGCCTCGCAAAGCGGGTCTGCTCAAAGTGAAGCGGAAATCTGGATTGATCCTATACGGAGAGACAGAGACAATCCTTCATGGAAAAGTTTTCCGGGTCTGATGAAATTCATAACAACACACAACA from Thalassoglobus polymorphus includes the following:
- a CDS encoding Rieske (2Fe-2S) protein, which codes for MSEFIAVAKVGDIPEGEGRAFPAKGQMVGLFLVDGEYLAINDFCPHMGASLSAGYVEDGAVSCPWHAWRFCLKDGSWLDSPKSKLKTDSYEVQIQGDDILVKVPDKPDLTAPESTSEE
- a CDS encoding phage portal protein — translated: MWRYFRDKLSTAQLRAKYEKIVHERLVELTETTHAQPVANDSGEWALVGGSKFLGSEPERASTRDKVRKLVLENPHACNILRLMEAYVTGPGLHLSHKPHDGTEDASHHEDLIQTANLLWKQFRMKNASHYSYNEHARRTWRDGEAFIRKFSGGHWPPHVRFVDPETITATSDAPDSQGIITAPHDVETPIEYLHLITPGSHHVERIPTEEMLQTRIGVDSNEKRGVSTFAPIMEPLNCYERWLETELMARKLQSSIVLWRKVQGSPQMAETAANRAGDGTGIGGVRREKFAPGTILTTNHGTDIQFLQPNTNFGDAVSLGRMLLLSIAAGAGLPEFMLTSDASNSNFASTMVAEGPAVKFFQSEQERFADEFTRLWKWVMQDAIDHELLPQDFFEQIDIKWSFPPLVNRDRSKERLADARLVESGILSRAEVARRDGVDPEMMKRELQEEASVTAPQQSER
- a CDS encoding TrmH family RNA methyltransferase, with the protein product MTEYERALQEHLQQFLTPERQAKFAATLSNRTRQITVVLVDLYQEHNASAILRSCEAFGVQDVYVVESTHKFSTKRDIAMGTDRWLTLHRFEGENSLNRCFEELKSRNFQTAATVVNEKSLPVSAIEFQQEKPLALFFGTEKEGLPPEVIERVDICTHIPMFGFVESFNVSVAAALSLHVLTEKLKQSEIEWELRPNELEDLYLEWTRKSVSNCGAIEKRFKRELEASS
- a CDS encoding STAS domain-containing protein, whose translation is MMAISVTHEEINGVQVLTIGTEALSIDELNLEEISQKLFDLAAEIPPQIVINMQYVEFYGSSFIETLFRIWNRIKSSENGAFGIAGLQTYCREILQMTNLDSIWAIYDDVDAAVAAISSAGNKS
- a CDS encoding SHD1 domain-containing protein, which produces MSLIRHSNIFPIITFTLLMALGAVADADDARTWSDATGRFKIEAKLVSQKDGKVKLERTDGKSVEIDITKLSEADQKYLKELELNPFKTTDDDGKGAMPAKKEGMSAKKETRSGNGSANPGATQNVDWGGSSEVDISSYGNGWDVSPVVPEELDYVPKAVSLPKRVDFFEKLQGVVIHPKARRVVAGYMWNFGVKNKAPQTRLVLSDLNTGRERGEGVVYAEMAPLALHPDGELLLMKNLKRGSPNLELWRMPNNHISRERTFAPIREGSFGRPEVQYARFLDENSFVLKDSSGLVSIWDLSTLQPVCHFSIDSNCRPALSADGSMLAFYKDERIGLFGTKSHEVIAIQKTPRRLNFTNFAFSPSGERLACTAFDALLVWELETGEIYRDFVLEGIVLNSGVEYSHDNFVLLGKRYLVELESMIKLWDYHGAENVQAIDGTTYFSVSPQNSPGAIMPTLLPHEGAREALNAALNEPDLFVFREGVNVQLDTSQIPGSHQAKVEASLRNKLSELDITVDDSAPVTLKAAVSGPKQKEMTYTRSGSYTVQIYTTTVELIYQGKSIWKKTGTNIPHFVRIQSNQNLGDILSKASKQPAYQFYDNLALPKFVQKPVGDAKLNAAPGGQTIGSSKVVPTTSTRRRPTGRSR
- a CDS encoding division/cell wall cluster transcriptional repressor MraZ — encoded protein: MPTPPEAFITGEFRRAMDDRFRLTLPAEFASSVTDSAGQTILAKERDGCLSLWKAADWQMRVDDGLSLLREKIRTGRMEQRWTEVQRLGRLLSTRSAEVKLANRSRVLIPEGFREFLGVEKGGDVMIVGAVVCVEIWRPDAWLEQLRADMPGFGELFNSLSG